The genomic DNA CCTGGAACGTCGTGGTCCAGGTGACGCGGGTGCCGCCGTCCACCGTGGTGAAGCCGACTCGACCGTGGCGGTGTTCCGAGGGTGGGAAACTGCGTTCGACTGAATAGTCGAAGGAATGCGGCGCGTCGTAGGCGGTGATGCGTTCCCGGAACCAGCCGATCACCCAGACCAGGATCCGCACCGCTCCTTGTCCATAGGGGGCCTGCCGGCCGGGTTCGGCCAGCCGCTGTCGAAGCACCAACGGCGAGCGCGTGAAATTGGCTGCGTTGCTCATGAACTCGAACACCTCATCCTGCGGTGCTCCGATGATCCGTTCGACGGTGATGGTCTGCATCAGTCCTCCTGCTGTCTGGTAAGGGTGCGGGTTGCGGCGGCGTCGCGGAGCTTGTCGGGGTTGCGCATCGCATAGAGCGCGGAGACGAGGCCGTCGGTCACCTCGATGAGCAAGACCGAGTCAAGCGCCCCGTCGTGGCGGAACAAGACGGCCGGCATCGAGTTGTAGCTGCCGAACGAGATGTCGAGTCCGGCCATGCCGCCCTGGGCGAGTCCCGCCATGAACTGCGCGACGCGCTGCGGTCCGACGACTGGGCGACGCGCAGCTGACACCTGTCCGCCGCCGTCGGACAATGCCACGACCTCGGGGGCCATCACCGCGACGAGGCCGTCGATGTCCCCGGTGTGCGCGGCCCGCAGGAACTTCGTGACGGTGGTACGTGCCAGTTGTCTGTCCGGTGTGAAGCGTCGCCGCCGGGCCTGCACGTGTTCGCGTGCGCGGTGGGCGATCTGGCGCACCGCGGTGTCGGACTTACCCACCACGAGCGCAATCTCGGGATGGCTGTAACCGAACACCTCGTGCAGGACGAACACCACGCGCTCGTCGGGGCCGAGTGTCTCCAGGATCAGCAGCATTGCCATCGACACCGATTCGGCGAGGACGGCGTCCTCGCTCACGTCCGACGCGGTCTGGATCGGTTCGGGAAGCCAATTGCCGACGTAGTCCTCGCGTCGGCGCTTGCTGGTCCGCAGCGCATTGAGGGCCTGCCGCGTGACGACCTGCACGAGGTACGCGTGCGGATGCGTCACGTCGCCTGCCGTGATCCAGCGCAGGTAGCTTTCCTGCACCACATCTTCTGCGTCGGCGGCGCTCCCCAGAATCTCGTAAGCCAGCGTGAAGAGCAGCGGGCGGTGCCCGGCGAATATCTCGGTCGCGTTCAGTTGATCCCCCTATGCCCTTGGCGTCACACTCTCAGACACCGCTCGGCACCCGAACCGTGACAGCCTTCGGCTGTGAACCGCGTCACATGGTGGCGACGTCGTGCGCATGGTGGACGATGTCGTGCAGGTGATAGACCGCGATCGTGGCCACGGTGAATTCGCTGCCGTTGCTGCGCAACCCGCGGCGCGACCAGGCGTCGGCCGGCACCCGGTCATAGGTGTTGGCGACAACCCCGGCCGCCTCGAACAGCTCGGTTGCGACAGTCCCCGGATCCTGCGACCCGTAGTCGTCGGCGATCGCGGTGGCGTCCTGATCCCAGTTCGGGAACTGAGGATCGTCCTCGGTCAACATCAACTGCACCCGGTGCTCGAAGATGCGGTGCACATCGCGGACGTGGCAGCCGTACTCCAGGATCGACCATCGGTCCGGGCGGGTCCTGACATTGACCGCGGTGCCGTGCAGCCGGGGCACCCACAGTGCGGCATCGTCCCGGATGAGGCCGGCCACCGCATTGCTCCGCACCGTCGTCGGGTCGAACCCGCACTCGGTGCAGGCGTGGGACAGCACCCAGGTCCAGTCCTTGGTGTCGGGGTCGAGGGGTTCCATGTCGCCAGTGTGGTCGCCGGTCAGTCGGCCGACAACGCCGATCGGAGCACATCGAGCGGCAGCCCGCCCAGATCGAGTGCGCGGCTGTGGAACTCTCGCAACGACGATCCCCGGCGCAGGGTCTGGTCGCGGAGTTCGTGCCAGATCCGTTGACCGATGGCGTACGACGGCGCCTGGCCCGGCCAGCCCAGATAGCGATCCAATTCGAAGCGCAGGTTCTCCTCGGCCATCGCCGAGTGCGAGGTCAGGAAGTTCCATGCCCGTTCGGCATCCCAGACCTCACCGTCGGGTGCGGTCAGGCCGCAGTGCACGCCGATGTCGATCACCACACGGGCCGCGCGGAACCGTTGTGCATCAAGCATTCCCATGCGGTCACCGGCATCGTCGAGCCAGCCCAGCTCGGCCATCAACCGCTCGGCGTACAGGGCCCAGCCCTCACCGTGGCCCGAAACCCAGCAGCCCAGCCGGCGCCACCGGTTGAGCTGGTCGGCCAGGGCCACCGCGCGGCCGATCTGCAAATGATGACCGGGGACACCTTCGTGGAACACCGTGGTGGTTTCCTGCCAGGTGTGGAACCGCTCGACGTCGGGCGGAACCGACCACCACATGCGTCCGGGCCGCGACCAGTCCTCGGACGGCCCGGTGTAGTAGATGCCGCCGGTCTGGGTCGGCGCGATCCGGCACTCCAGGGTGCGAAGCGGTCCGTCGATGTCGAAGTGGGTGCCGGCCAGCGCGTCCACCACGCGATCGGAAAGCTCCTGCATCCAGGCCTGCAGCGCATCGGTACCGCTGATGACGTATCGCGGCTCCTCGTCGAGCCGGCGCAGCGTCTCGGCCACGGTGGCACCCGGATAGAGCTGCTGGGCGATCGATTCCTGCTCGGCCACAACGGCATCGAGCAGACCCAGCCCCCAGTCGTAGGCCTCGTCGAGATCGACCGACGTGCCCAGGAACAACCGTGACATGAGCCCGTAGGCGTCGCGCCCGCAGGCGTCGGATTGACGCGCACGCGGGGCGATCTCCTCACGCAGCACATCGCCCAACTGCCGGTAAGCATCGGCCGCGGCTTCGGTGCGCTGCCGTAGCTGCGCCTGAAGCCGCCGGTTTCCAGGTGCCGCGCCGGTAGCCATCTCGGCGAACAACTGGGCGATCTGCCGGGCCTGGGTGACGCCGCGGGTCACCTGACGCAGGGCCGGGGCATGACTGCCGTGGGCCGCCGCACGTAGCGCATCCGCGTAGCCCGCGGCACGTTCGGGCACCTTCGCCAATCTCGCGGCGATCAGCGCCCAATCGTCCTCGGTGTCGGTGGCCATCAGGTCGAATACGTCGCGCATGGTTTGCAGCGGCGATGCGATGACGTTGATCTCACCCAGGTCCAGGCCGGCATCGTGCACGTCGACGGCCGCGCCGAGGCGTTCGCGCAACGCGGCCACGGTGACCACATCGACCTCGTCGGCGGGCTCGATCCCGTCGAGCTCCCGCAAGGTCGCGCGGGCCGCTTCGGCGCGGGCGGCCACCCCCTGCGGGGAGTAGTCAGTCACCTCATCGTCGTGGCCGGTGATGCCCAGTTCTGTTGCGGCGCACGGATCCAGCCGTGCATAGGTGTCGAGGTAGCGCTCGGCTACCGCGTCGACGGCAGTGGCGGCCCTAGCCAAGGTTGTTCGCGGCGAAGGTGTCGCACTTGTTCGGATCACCGGTCTGGTAACCGATGGTGAACCACTTCTGCCGCTGCTCGGAGGAACCGTGGGTCCAGGCTTCCGGGTTGACCCGGCCGGTGGCCTGCTTCTGGATGCGATCATCGCCCACCGAGGAGGCCGCCGACAGGGCGTCGGTGATGTCCTTGTCGCTCAGTGGTTCCAGGAACGGCACGTCGGTACCCTCTTGCCGGGTGATCGACGCGTAATGCGCCCAGACACCGGCGTAGCAGTCGGCCTGCAGTTCGGTGCGGACGCCCGCGCCGGTGGCGCCCTCAGGGTCGCGCTGGGCCCGGCCTAGGACACCCAGCAGGTCCTGCACGTGGTGGCCGAACTCGTGAGCGACGACGTACTCCTGTGCGAGGGGGCCTCCGCTGGAACCGAACTGGTCGACGAGCACCTGGAAGAAGTCGGTGTCGAAGTACGCCGTCTTGTCCACGGGGCAGTAGAACGGGCCGACGTCACTGGTGGCCGGACCGCATCCGGTCTGAACCTGCCCCTTGAACAGTCGTACCTGCGGACGTTTGTATCCCTTGAGCAGCTGCTGCCACACGCCGTCGACCGAGTTGCCGGTGGCGACCACTCGGCATTCGACCTTGCTGTTGGCGTCGGCGCCGGTCTTGCACTGGCTCAGGTCGAAACCCTCGCCCCCGGCCCCGCTGGTGTCTATTTGCTGCTGCTGTTGAGGCATCACGGTGCCGGGGTCGACACCCAGGAACATCGCGAGCACCACGATCAACAGACCGCCGAGACCTCCGCCGATCGCGATGCCACGGCCGGGGCCGCGGCCACCGCCGGAACTGGAGGTGGTGCTCGTGTCGATCTGCATACCCTCGTTGAAGGTCATCCCGTCACTCCATCGCATTCGCTGGTAGGTGCGTGCTCAACAGCCCGTTAAGCTTTTCACACTACGATTCAGACGTGTCCGTCCTTGCGGAACATTCGACCATCGCCCACACCTCGCTGGGGCGGTTACGCGGCACCCGTGAAGGCGGGGTCAGCGTTTGGCGGGGTGTCGAGTACGCCCAGCAGCCCATCGGCGCATTGCGCTTCCTGGCGCCGCAGCCCGTGGTGCCCTGGTCCGGGGTCCGCGACGCCGTGGAGCACGGCCCCTTGCCGCCGCAAGGCCGTTCCTTCGTCGGGGGAGGCCGCGACGACCCCAAGGTCCGCGACGAGGCTTGCCTGACCGTCACCGTCTGGTCTCCGGATACGAGCGGGTCGCTGCCGGTGATGGTGTGGATCCCCGGCGGCGCCTTCGTCTACGGTGCCGGCCAGTTGCAGCTCTACAACGGCTCGCGGCTGGCGGAGAACGGCAACGTGGTGGTGGTGAACGTCACCTACCGGCTCGGCGTGTTCGGCGGATTCGAACTCGGTGACCTCGGCGAGGGATTCGACGACAACCTGTGTCTGCGAGACCAGATTGCCGCGCTGCAGTGGGTGCGCGACAACATCGCCGCATTCGGCGGCGATCCCGAGCAGGTGACGGTCTTCGGTGAATCAGCCGGTGCCACATCGGTATTGGCTCTGCTGGCCAGCCCCGCGGCCGACGGGCTGTTCGCCCGGGGCATCGCGCAGAGTCCGGCGTTGCCGCTGATCGCCGACCGGGAAGACCGGGCCCGTCAGTCGCGCCGCTTCATGCAACTGCTCGGGGTGGGGGCCGAGCAACTCAAAGTGCTGCCGCAGCGGCAGTTGCGCCGCGCCGCCGGGCAGCTGCAACTGGAAAGTGCACAGCAGACACCAACATTGGCCTACGGGCTGACCTACGGCGTCGATCTGCTGCCGTTGCACCCGGTCGCGGCGGCACACGCGGGTGCGGTGTCCGCGGTGCCGTTGATCATCGGCACGAACAGCCACGAGGCGTCGATGTTCGCCTGGGGCAAGCCGCCGATGTTGCCGACCACGTTGGCCGGCGTCGAGGACTATCTCCGCCGCCACGACCCGCAGGCCAGGGATCGGGTGCTGGCCGCCTATCCCGATTTCCCGCGCCGACGGGCACTGATCGCGTTCGGCTCCGACGTCATGTTCGGCGCACCGACCTGGGCGTTCGCCGACGCCTACAGCGCGCACGCGCCGACCCACGTGTACCGGTTCGACCACACCACCTGGACGCTCAAGATGCTGGGGTTGGGCGCCACGCACGGCAGCGAGATCGTGCACATCCAGCACAGCTACGGGTCGTATCTGGGACGCAAGCTGCACCCGTTGGGCCGCCGGGTGCAGCCGTCGGTCGGTCGGCGGATGCAACGTACCTGGCTCGATTTCGCCCGGGCCGAGGTTGCCGATTGGCCGGAGTACGACGTCGACCGGCGGCTGACCCGGGTGATCCGGTCCACGCGTGACGAGACCGTGGCCGATCCCGACGCGGTGCGACGCCGGGTGTGGGAAGGGCTCGGCTAGTTGCCGTAACGCTCGTCGGTGTACCGGCGCAGGTTGTGCAGGAACCGCTGGAACAGCCACGCCATCACCGGCTGGCCCATGGTCATCCCGAGTCGGCCGGCCAGTCCGCTGGGCTTCATGGCCATCACCCAGGTCAGGTGGCAACCGTCGGCCGTCTCCACCACGCGGTAGTCCTCGGCGAAGGCCGAGATCGCGTTCGAGGTGCTGGTGTTGAACCGGAAAGCCATGTGGGAGAAGGGTTCCCAGGCCAGGAATTCCTCCTCGCCGGTGATGTGCCCGCGCATCGTGACGGTGCGGGTGGTGCCGACCCCTCGGGGTTCGGGACTGGTCCACTCCACGTTGGTGATGACCGTCGCCCAGTGTGGCCAGCTGGTCTCGTCGCTGAGCACCTCGAACAACTGCTCGGGTGTAATGGCGAGGTCGACGGTGCTGACGAAGCGGAACGGCGCACGGTCGATGAAGTCCAACTCGACGCGTTCGCACGGGTAGGTCCGGGCCATGGGTAGACACCCTAGGGGAGAGTGTCTAGTGGTGGGTCAGCCCGGGCCGTCGCCGGCGGCCGCCAAGAGCGGGACCACGACATCGCTGATCGGGGTGGGCAGCGCATGTGCGGCCGCTTTGCGGGCGATGACGCCGTTGCGCACATCCCACTCCAGCGGACGGCCCGCCTGATGATCCGTCAGCATCGAGGTGGTCAGGTCTTCCGGTGCCGAGGCGAGCATGCCGACGATCTCGTCGACCACCTCTTCACCCAGATCCGCGCCGTCGGCCCGGGCCACCGCCAGGCATTCGGTCAGGTAGCGCCGGGCCAGTGCGGCCACGTCGTCACGGCGGAACATCCCTGCGCGCCGGTCGGCCAGCACCATGAACCCGACCACGGCATTGACCAGCAGCTTGCGCCAGGCGGCGCGGCGGAAATCGGGATCGTGTTCGACGGTGATCGCGGTGCCGCCCACCGCGTCGGCCACGACCGCCGCCGCCGGGGTGTCGGGCAGCACCAGCCTGGCCTCGCTGCGCAACCGCACCCAGCCGCCGGGCTGGGTCTCGGCCGAGATCCAGACTGCCGCGGGCACGACGTGGGCTTTGTCGGTGTGCCGGCTGACCGCGCTCACGCGCTCGACCTGTTCCACACCGTTCTGCAGCGCGCACACCACGGTCTTCTCGTCGCACAACCGGTCCAGCCAGACCGCGGCCTGGGCGTTCTGGGTGTCCTTGACCGCGAGAAACACCACCTCGAGCGGACCGTCGACGGTGGCCGGATCGGTGTGGACCGGCCCGGGCAACCGGATCGGTGCGCCGTCGTCGGGCCGGACCTCGATGCCGTCGCGCGGGGTGCGTCCGCACAGCAGGACTTGCCGGCCGGCGGCGTGCAACAGCGCCGCGACGGTCGACCCGATGGCGCCCGGACCGATGACCGCGGTGGGAGAGTTCAGTGCCGCTGGGTCTTCGCGCGAGTGCTCATCCACATCGCAAAGTTACCGCCGTAGACCGACTCTCTAGACTGGTCACTCGTCCCAACCTTCTTCATGAGGAGTTTTCGTGCTGCGCAGTCATGCCGCCGGTTCATTGCGGGCCACGGATGCCGGTCAAACGGTCACCCTGGCGGGATGGGTGGCGCGCCGCCGTGACCACGGCGGCGTGATCTTCATCGACCTGCGCGACGGGGCTGGTGGTGGGCAAGGCGATGGGCAGAGCGTGTCGCAGGTGGTGTTCCGCCAGGGGGATGTGCTCGCTGCCGCCCACCGGTTGCGCGCCGAGTTCTGCGTCGCTGTCACCGGTGTGGTCGAGGTGCGGCCGGAGGGCAACGAGAACCCCGACATCCCGACCGGCCAGATCGAGGTCAACGCGACGTCGCTGACGGTGCTGGGGGAGAGCGCCCCGTTGCCGTTCCAGCTCGACGAGACCGCAGGCGAGGAAGCCCGGCTCAAGTACCGCTACCTGGATTTGCGCCGCGAGGGCCCGGGCAACGCAATCCGCTTGCGCTCCAAGGTGAATGCCGCCGCACGCAACGTGCTGGCCGAGCACGACTTCGTCGAGATCGAGACGCCGACCCTGACCCGCTCGACCCCGGAGGGCGCCCGCGACTTCCTGGTGCCCGCGCGTCTGCAGCCCGGCTCGTTCTACGCGCTGCCGCAGAGCCCGCAGCTGTTCAAGCAGCTGCTCATGGTGGCCGGCATGGAGCGGTACTACCAGATCGCCCGGTGCTACCGCGACGAGGATTTCCGTGCCGACCGCCAGCCGGAGTTCACTCAGCTGGACATGGAGCTCAGCTTCGTCGACGCCGACGATGTCATCGCGCTCGCCGAGCAGGTTCTGAAGGCGGTCTGGTCGACGATCGGTTATGACGTGCCGCTGCCGCTGCCCCGGATCAGCTACGCCGACGCGATGCGCCGGTTCGGCTCCGACAAGCCCGACCTGCGGTTCGGTGTCGAACTCATCGAGTGCACGGAGTACTTCAAGGACACCCCGTTCCGGGTCTTCCAGGCGCCGTATGTGGGCGCTGTCGTCATGCCCGGTGGGGCGTCGCAGCCACGCCGCACCCTTGACGGCTGGCAGGAGTTCGCCAAGCAGCGGGGTCACAAGGGGCTGGCCTACGTGCTGGTCGCGGAGGACGGCACGCTGGGCGGTCCGGTGGCGAAGAACCTCACCGACGCCGAGCGGGACGGTCTGGCCGCCCACGTCGGCGCCAAGCCGGGTGACTGCGTGTTCTTCGCGGCAGGCCCGGTCAAGCCGGCGCGTTCGCTGCTGGGCGCCACCCGCATCGAGATCGCCAAGCGCCTCGACCTGATCGACCCCGCCGCCTGGGCGTTCACCTGGGTGGTGGACTTCCCGATGTTCGAGCCCGTTGACGAGGCGACGGCCTCGGGCGACGTCGCGGTGGGTTCGGGTGCCTGGACGGCGGTGCACCACGCCTTCACCGCGCCGAAGCCCGAATCGGAGGGCAGCTTCGACAGCGATCCCGGCAACGCGTTGTCCGATGCCTACGACATCGTCTGCAACGGCAACGAGATCGGCGGCGGCTCGATCCGTATCCACCGGCGCGACATCCAGGAGCGGGTGTTCGCGATGATGGGAATCGACCACGCCGAGGCCCAGGACAAGTTCGGATTCCTGTTGGACGCCTTCGCCTTCGGCGCTCCGCCGCACGGCGGCTTGGCCTTCGGCTGGGACCGCATCACCGCGCTGCTGGCCGGGGTCGACTCGATCCGCGAGGTGATCGCGTTCCCCAAGTCCGGCGGCGGCGTCGACCCGCTGACCGATGCCCCGGCGCCGATCACCGCGCAGCAGCGCAAGGAATCGGGGATCGACGCGAAGCCCGAGTCGAAGGCCAAGCCCGAGGACAAGCCGCAGGTGAAGGCCTAACACCTCTCGGCTCTCCGTGCGCGGTTCGCCACGGCG from Mycobacterium sp. DL440 includes the following:
- a CDS encoding neutral zinc metallopeptidase codes for the protein MTFNEGMQIDTSTTSSSGGGRGPGRGIAIGGGLGGLLIVVLAMFLGVDPGTVMPQQQQQIDTSGAGGEGFDLSQCKTGADANSKVECRVVATGNSVDGVWQQLLKGYKRPQVRLFKGQVQTGCGPATSDVGPFYCPVDKTAYFDTDFFQVLVDQFGSSGGPLAQEYVVAHEFGHHVQDLLGVLGRAQRDPEGATGAGVRTELQADCYAGVWAHYASITRQEGTDVPFLEPLSDKDITDALSAASSVGDDRIQKQATGRVNPEAWTHGSSEQRQKWFTIGYQTGDPNKCDTFAANNLG
- a CDS encoding DUF885 domain-containing protein, with translation MARAATAVDAVAERYLDTYARLDPCAATELGITGHDDEVTDYSPQGVAARAEAARATLRELDGIEPADEVDVVTVAALRERLGAAVDVHDAGLDLGEINVIASPLQTMRDVFDLMATDTEDDWALIAARLAKVPERAAGYADALRAAAHGSHAPALRQVTRGVTQARQIAQLFAEMATGAAPGNRRLQAQLRQRTEAAADAYRQLGDVLREEIAPRARQSDACGRDAYGLMSRLFLGTSVDLDEAYDWGLGLLDAVVAEQESIAQQLYPGATVAETLRRLDEEPRYVISGTDALQAWMQELSDRVVDALAGTHFDIDGPLRTLECRIAPTQTGGIYYTGPSEDWSRPGRMWWSVPPDVERFHTWQETTTVFHEGVPGHHLQIGRAVALADQLNRWRRLGCWVSGHGEGWALYAERLMAELGWLDDAGDRMGMLDAQRFRAARVVIDIGVHCGLTAPDGEVWDAERAWNFLTSHSAMAEENLRFELDRYLGWPGQAPSYAIGQRIWHELRDQTLRRGSSLREFHSRALDLGGLPLDVLRSALSAD
- a CDS encoding oxidoreductase, which translates into the protein MNSPTAVIGPGAIGSTVAALLHAAGRQVLLCGRTPRDGIEVRPDDGAPIRLPGPVHTDPATVDGPLEVVFLAVKDTQNAQAAVWLDRLCDEKTVVCALQNGVEQVERVSAVSRHTDKAHVVPAAVWISAETQPGGWVRLRSEARLVLPDTPAAAVVADAVGGTAITVEHDPDFRRAAWRKLLVNAVVGFMVLADRRAGMFRRDDVAALARRYLTECLAVARADGADLGEEVVDEIVGMLASAPEDLTTSMLTDHQAGRPLEWDVRNGVIARKAAAHALPTPISDVVVPLLAAAGDGPG
- a CDS encoding SRPBCC family protein, which codes for MARTYPCERVELDFIDRAPFRFVSTVDLAITPEQLFEVLSDETSWPHWATVITNVEWTSPEPRGVGTTRTVTMRGHITGEEEFLAWEPFSHMAFRFNTSTSNAISAFAEDYRVVETADGCHLTWVMAMKPSGLAGRLGMTMGQPVMAWLFQRFLHNLRRYTDERYGN
- a CDS encoding DinB family protein, with amino-acid sequence MEPLDPDTKDWTWVLSHACTECGFDPTTVRSNAVAGLIRDDAALWVPRLHGTAVNVRTRPDRWSILEYGCHVRDVHRIFEHRVQLMLTEDDPQFPNWDQDATAIADDYGSQDPGTVATELFEAAGVVANTYDRVPADAWSRRGLRSNGSEFTVATIAVYHLHDIVHHAHDVATM
- a CDS encoding RNA polymerase sigma-70 factor, yielding MNATEIFAGHRPLLFTLAYEILGSAADAEDVVQESYLRWITAGDVTHPHAYLVQVVTRQALNALRTSKRRREDYVGNWLPEPIQTASDVSEDAVLAESVSMAMLLILETLGPDERVVFVLHEVFGYSHPEIALVVGKSDTAVRQIAHRAREHVQARRRRFTPDRQLARTTVTKFLRAAHTGDIDGLVAVMAPEVVALSDGGGQVSAARRPVVGPQRVAQFMAGLAQGGMAGLDISFGSYNSMPAVLFRHDGALDSVLLIEVTDGLVSALYAMRNPDKLRDAAATRTLTRQQED
- a CDS encoding SRPBCC family protein — protein: MQTITVERIIGAPQDEVFEFMSNAANFTRSPLVLRQRLAEPGRQAPYGQGAVRILVWVIGWFRERITAYDAPHSFDYSVERSFPPSEHRHGRVGFTTVDGGTRVTWTTTFQVKFPFIGGALTRWVGRPMLTKVFNDVLDAAAEDLAKR
- a CDS encoding carboxylesterase/lipase family protein, which produces MSVLAEHSTIAHTSLGRLRGTREGGVSVWRGVEYAQQPIGALRFLAPQPVVPWSGVRDAVEHGPLPPQGRSFVGGGRDDPKVRDEACLTVTVWSPDTSGSLPVMVWIPGGAFVYGAGQLQLYNGSRLAENGNVVVVNVTYRLGVFGGFELGDLGEGFDDNLCLRDQIAALQWVRDNIAAFGGDPEQVTVFGESAGATSVLALLASPAADGLFARGIAQSPALPLIADREDRARQSRRFMQLLGVGAEQLKVLPQRQLRRAAGQLQLESAQQTPTLAYGLTYGVDLLPLHPVAAAHAGAVSAVPLIIGTNSHEASMFAWGKPPMLPTTLAGVEDYLRRHDPQARDRVLAAYPDFPRRRALIAFGSDVMFGAPTWAFADAYSAHAPTHVYRFDHTTWTLKMLGLGATHGSEIVHIQHSYGSYLGRKLHPLGRRVQPSVGRRMQRTWLDFARAEVADWPEYDVDRRLTRVIRSTRDETVADPDAVRRRVWEGLG
- the aspS gene encoding aspartate--tRNA ligase, with amino-acid sequence MLRSHAAGSLRATDAGQTVTLAGWVARRRDHGGVIFIDLRDGAGGGQGDGQSVSQVVFRQGDVLAAAHRLRAEFCVAVTGVVEVRPEGNENPDIPTGQIEVNATSLTVLGESAPLPFQLDETAGEEARLKYRYLDLRREGPGNAIRLRSKVNAAARNVLAEHDFVEIETPTLTRSTPEGARDFLVPARLQPGSFYALPQSPQLFKQLLMVAGMERYYQIARCYRDEDFRADRQPEFTQLDMELSFVDADDVIALAEQVLKAVWSTIGYDVPLPLPRISYADAMRRFGSDKPDLRFGVELIECTEYFKDTPFRVFQAPYVGAVVMPGGASQPRRTLDGWQEFAKQRGHKGLAYVLVAEDGTLGGPVAKNLTDAERDGLAAHVGAKPGDCVFFAAGPVKPARSLLGATRIEIAKRLDLIDPAAWAFTWVVDFPMFEPVDEATASGDVAVGSGAWTAVHHAFTAPKPESEGSFDSDPGNALSDAYDIVCNGNEIGGGSIRIHRRDIQERVFAMMGIDHAEAQDKFGFLLDAFAFGAPPHGGLAFGWDRITALLAGVDSIREVIAFPKSGGGVDPLTDAPAPITAQQRKESGIDAKPESKAKPEDKPQVKA